A genomic region of Notamacropus eugenii isolate mMacEug1 chromosome 3, mMacEug1.pri_v2, whole genome shotgun sequence contains the following coding sequences:
- the ZNF646 gene encoding zinc finger protein 646 — MEDTPALISCPDCQRHFPSLPELARHRELLHHSPPNRNGDEADGIPRPYRCAQCGRGYRHAGSLVNHRRTHEIGRFPCTTCNKDFSNPMALKSHLRTHAPEGRRRHRPPRHKEPTSYSQGQMTATDIWGGTPGPGENWNNQTSHGQSTHVWEAGPDPAEAASTWEKPPGHKDGWENRTDSKESIEGWGNTSGPTEAPALPAPANSLLSNLEQYLAESMVDFTGNERPPQSPPTEDERRYKCGQCGKAYKHAGSLTNHRQSHALGIYPCAVCFKEFSNLMALKNHSRLHAQYRPYQCPRCPRAFRLPSELLGHQQAHEGEGKELSWEEKGEPSANGPGESGCDKNQLHGTKDFNASGEFNTSGDLDAGELNEGGVEEYRPFRCADCGRTYRHAGSLINHRKSHETGVYPCPVCPKQLFNAAALKNHLRAHLKTRRSGGGEEQHQPPPPTPSLTAPPPEVDPEEEENPATPTTTTDHRPYKCNECGRAYRHRGSLVNHRHSHQTGEYQCSLCPRQYPNLMALRNHVRVHFKAARRNGSQGREEPQCQDGEGITPGLEREDSAPSQEEDCPEEEKEQQAAQGKEKDPSEEGTMGSHPEVDMAVAQICGLCGMLFDDVQSLKQHGQTHQEGESNRTESVESPPRAYSCRDCGKTYRHSGSLINHRQTHQTGDFGCGTCAKHFHTVAAMKSHLRRHSRRRSKRHQRRSAGITDGSSSGVVVTDRNESSPEDYQDKELVVKEEEKEKIDFHKDVKVNGVNMTNGKLESNENYFQGNIERDKCKLERNEACFQSNELGKTNEEGLEGKESCFLGNVVTGNKEGSGDTPALVEEEHKQETVCDAISHGPEAINGWRTSGHHTCHDCGRSFHHTAGLLNHRPCHPPGIYQCSLCPKEFDSLPALRSHFQNHGPGEATSGQPFLCCLCGMIFPGRADYRQHRSQAHDSPGESQDSSEDEEEGAFVSNSTPLQLSEAELLNQLQREVEGLDGAGYGHICACCGQTYDDLGSLERHHQSLGNISVDGMDVTPADTVEKNVITETTMDDISENTVDFVSQDDTGTVSGECLDTVSGDSMEAVGTMDTTSVLEIEGTSVEAVPESLSPAQPRPFQCSQCGKTYRHGGSLVNHRKTHQTGDFACPICARRYPNLAAYRNHLRNHPRCKGAEPQIGVIPVVESKETQKVAEVGSPQMTSEELQKEPKEKAVEEIPIKKEPEETTVKEEEVPLKDNDIEEGNSEKEASMDRPFGCELCGRTYKHAGSLINHRQSHQTGHFGCQACSKGFSNLMALKNHRRIHAEPRRFHCGECGKAFRLRKQLANHQRVHGELRNGSSGGVRKLLPKSPSLSRDERPFRCGQCGRTYRHAGSLLNHRRSHEIGQYSCPICPKTYSNRMALKNHQRLHSESRRRRTGRARRGGGPRVAVRCALCSRSFPRRASLERHLRDHEEASKRELDVIKVLSQTTVRHESQTDINELEGRSCEYELGALVDNQAKGTEELGQGTSGLSEGQEGNGEPLSWITGKTDGWHINETPVSKPGSQKHTSSNDYGLGSPCSQEDSQPNEPDLRSLEGWESGQTQDQDNSSQSQLELRPFCCGQCGKTYRHAGSLLNHRNTHKTGRYHCQFCSKEFSNPMAAKNHGRIHTATRRFKCPHCGKAFRASRELTSHQRAHALGQGQAPPQMEGTDVQEVETKGDMEDKYLSGQGETLRATKEISGSETATKEAQDRGLKQATEERPFCCTQCGRSYRHAGSLLNHQKAHATGLYPCSLCPKLLPNLLALKNHGRTHTDPKRHRCGVCGKAFRTAARLEGHRRVHAPREGPFSCSHCPRRFRRQISFLQHQQQHEEEWTMTGTGDTQSPTAGDKDLSYLLHPPP, encoded by the coding sequence ATGGAGGATACCCCTGCCTTGATCAGCTGCCCTGATTGTCAGCGTCATTTCCCCAGCCTCCCAGAACTAGCACGTCACCGTGAGCTGCTCCATCACTCTCCTCCAAACAGGAATGGTGATGAGGCTGATGGGATCCCTCGGCCATACCGGTGTGCACAGTGTGGGCGGGGTTATCGTCATGCAGGTAGTCTGGTCAATCACCGACGGACCCATGAGATTGGCCGCTTTCCTTGTACCACATGCAACAAGGACTTCTCCAATCCTATGGCCCTCAAGAGTCACCTGAGGACTCATGCCCCTGAGGGCCGCAGGAGGCACAGGCCCCCCCGCCACAAAGAGCCCACATCGTATAGCCAGGGTCAAATGACTGCCACTGACATTTGGGGGGGTACGCCTGGTCCTGGGGAAAACTGGAACAACCAGACGAGCCATGGACAAAGTACACATGTATGGGAGGCTGGGCCTGATCCTGCAGAGGCCGCTAGTACCTGGGAGAAGCCACCTGGACACAAAGATGGCTGGGAGAACAGGACAGATTCTAAGGAGAGTATAGAGGGATGGGGAAATACATCAGGTCCCACAGAGGCCCCTGCTCTTCCTGCTCCAGCCAATAGCCTTCTCAGCAATTTAGAGCAGTACTTAGCTGAATCCATGGTGGATTTCACAGGGAATGAGAGACCACCTCAGTCACCTCCTACTGAGGATGAACGTCGATATAAGTGTGGACAATGTGGCAAAGCCTATAAACATGCAGGGAGTTTAACCAACCACCGTCAGAGCCATGCTTTAGGCATTTACCCCTGTGCTGTATGTTTCAAGGAATTTTCCAACCTTATGGCCCTAAAGAATCATTCTAGGTTACATGCTCAGTATAGGCCTTACCAGTGTCCTCGATGCCCCCGGGCTTTCCGACTGCCGAGTGAATTGTTGGGACACCAACAAGCCcatgagggagaagggaaggaactatcatgggaagaaaaaggagagccATCTGCCAATGGCCCTGGAGAAAGTGGTTGTGATAAAAATCAGCTTCATGGTACCAAGGACTTTAATGCCTCTGGGGAATTCAACACTTCTGGAGATCTTGATGCTGGGGAGCTTAATGAGGGTGGAGTAGAAGAATATAGGCCTTTCCGTTGTGCTGATTGTGGCCGTACTTACCGGCATGCTGGGAGCCTTATCAATCACCGGAAGAGTCATGAGACTGGTGTCTATCCCTGTCCAGTCTGTCCAAAGCAGCTATTCAATGCTGCAGCCCTCAAAAATCACTTGCGGGCTCATCTTAAAACTCGTCGTAGCGGAGGGGGCGAGGAGCAGCATCAACCACCACCTCCCACACCTTCCCTGACTGCACCACCACCAGAAGTTGAcccagaggaggaagagaatcctGCTACTCCAACTACTACCACAGACCATCGCCCCTATAAATGCAATGAGTGTGGACGGGCTTACCGTCACCGGGGGAGTCTGGTAAACCATCGACACAGCCATCAGACTGGTGAATATCAGTGCTCCCTTTGCCCCCGCCAGTATCCAAACCTCATGGCCCTCCGAAATCATGTGAGGGTACATTTTAAGGCAGCACGACGCAATGGGAGTCAAGGGAGAGAAGAACCACAGTGTCAGGATGGAGAGGGTATCACACCTGGCCTAGAAAGGGAGGATTCTGCCCCTAGTCAAGAGGAGGATTGCCCCGAAGAGGAGAAGGAACAGCAGGCAGcccaagggaaagaaaaagatcctAGTGAAGAAGGGACAATGGGCAGCCATCCAGAAGTAGATATGGCAGTGGCACAAATATGTGGTCTTTGTGGGATGCTTTTTGATGATGTACAGAGCTTAAAACAACATGGCCAAACCCATCAAGAAGGGGAGAGTAATAGAACTGAGTCAGTGGAGTCACCTCCAAGGGCCTATTCCTGTAGAGACTGCGGGAAGACTTATCGTCATTCAGGAAGTCTCATCAACCACAGACAGACCCACCAGACAGGTGACTTTGGCTGTGgaacatgtgccaagcacttcCACACCGTGGCAGCCATGAAGAGCCACTTACGACGCCATAGCCGAAGACGGAGCAAGAGGCACCAGCGGCGGAGTGCTGGGATCACTGATGGGAGCAGCAGTGGAGTAGTTGTAACAGATAGAAACGAATCTTCACCAGAGGACTATCAGGACAAGGAATTGGttgtgaaagaggaagaaaaagagaaaattgacttTCACAAAGATGTGAAAGTGAATGGAGTTAATATGACCAATGGCAAGTTAGAAAGCAATGAGAACTATTTTCAAGGTAATATTGAAAGAGACAAATGTAAGCTGGAAAGAAATGAGGCCTGTTTCCAGAGTAATGAACTGGGCAAAACCAATGAAGAAGGACTGGAAGGGAAGGAGTCCTGTTTCCTTGGGAATGTAGTAACAGGCAATAAGGAAGGCAGTGGGGACACTCCAGCTTTGGTAGAAGAGGAACATAAACAGGAGACTGTGTGTGATGCCATTTCCCATGGCCCTGAGGCTATCAATGGTTGGCGGACCTCTGGCCACCACACATGTCATGACTGTGGGCGATCTTTCCACCATACAGCTGGCTTACTGAACCATCGACCTTGCCACCCACCAGGCATCTACCAGTGTTCACTCTGCCCTAAGGAATTTGACTCACTCCCTGCGCTACGCAGCCATTTTCAGAACCATGGACCAGGAGAAGCCACATCAGGGCAGCCTTTTCTTTGTTGCCTATGTGGCATGATCTTTCCTGGGCGAGCAGATTATAGACAGCATAGAAGTCAAGCCCATGACTCCCCTGGTGAGAGCCAGGATTCTTCAGAGGATGAAGAGGAAGGGGCATTTGTCTCTAATTCCACTCCCTTGCAGCTCTCAGAAGCAGAGCTACTAAACCAACTACAGAGGGAGGTAGAGGGACTAGATGGTGCCGGCTATGGGCACATCTGTGCCTGCTGTGGCCAGACATACGATGACCTAGGAAGTCTGGAGCGCCACCATCAGAGTCTAGGAAATATTTCTGTAGATGGAATGGATGTGACTCCCGCAGACACCGTAGAGAAGAATGTAATCACAGAGACAACTATGGATGACATATCTGAAAACACTGTGGACTTTGTCTCTCAAGATGATACAGGCACTGTTTCTGGGGAGTGTTTGGACACTGTGTCCGGAGACAGTATGGAAGCTGTAGGGACTATGGATACGACTTCTGTGTTAGAGATAGAAGGTACCAGTGTAGAAGCTGTTCCAGAGTCCCTTTCTCCTGCCCAGCCTCGTCCCTTTCAATGTAGTCAGTGTGGTAAGACCTATCGCCATGGTGGGAGCCTGGTAAACCACCGTAAGACTCATCAGACAGGAGACTTTGCCTGTCCCATCTGTGCCCGAAGATATCCCAACTTGGCTGCCTACCGAAATCACTTGCGTAATCATCCTCGTTGCAAAGGGGCAGAACCCCAGATAGGGGTCATCCCTGTGGTAGAAAGCAAGGAAACACAGAAGGTAGCAGAGGTAGGGTCACCGCAGATGACATCAGAAGAACTGCAGAAAGAGCCTAAAGAGAAGGCAGTGGAAGAAATACCCATTAAGAAAGAACCAGAGGAGACCACTGTGAAGGAGGAGGAAGTCCCACTAAAAGACAACGACATagaagaaggaaattcagagaagGAGGCCAGCATGGATCGTCCCTTTGGCTGTGAATTGTGTGGTCGGACATATAAGCATGCTGGTAGCCTCATCAACCATCGACAGAGCCATCAAACAGGACACTTTGGCTGCCAGGCCTGCTCTAAGGGTTTCTCTAATCTCATGGCTCTCAAGAATCACCGGCGTATTCATGCCGAACCCCGTCGGTTTCATTGTGGAGAATGTGGCAAAGCCTTTCGGTTGCGAAAACAACTGGCTAACCATCAGCGTGTCCATGGGGAGCTGCGAAATGGCAGTTCTGGAGGAGTTCGAAAACTACTGCCAAAATCACCCTCACTATCACGAGATGAACGACCTTTTCGTTGTGGACAGTGTGGGAGGACTTATCGACATGCTGGAAGCCTCCTGAACCATCGGCGGAGTCATGAGATAGGGCAATACAGCTGTCCAATCTGCCCTAAAACCTATTCAAACCGTATGGCACTAAAGAACCACCAGCGCCTGCATTCGGAGAGCCGGAGGCGACGGACAGGAAGGGCAAGGCGTGGGGGTGGACCTCGGGTAGCTGTGCGCTGTGCCCTTTGTAGCCGAAGTTTCCCTAGACGGGCATCTCTGGAGAGGCATCTAAGGGACCATGAGGAGGCGAGTAAGAGAGAGCTTGATGTAATTAAAGTCCTCAGCCAAACAACTGTCAGACATGAAAGTCAAACAGATATCAATGAACTAGAAGGAAGATCATGTGAGTATGAACTTGGAGCTCTGGTTGACAACCAAGCTAAGGGTACAGAAGAATTAGGTCAGGGCACCAGTGGGTTATCAGAAGGTCAGGAAGGCAATGGAGAGCCATTGTCCTGGATCACTGGGAAAACAGATGGGTGGCATATTAATGAAACACCAGTGAGTAAACCAGGTAGCCAAAAACACACTAGCTCCAATGACTATGGGTTGGGGAGTCCATGCAGTCAGGAAGATAGTCAACCTAATGAACCAGATCTAAGGAGCTTAGAAGGCTGGGAGAGTGGGCAGACCCAGGACCAAGATAACAGCTCTCAGTCCCAGCTAGAACTCCGCCCTTTCTGCTGTGGACAGTGTGGCAAGACTTACCGGCATGCAGGCAGCCTTCTAAACCACCGCAATACCCACAAAACAGGCCGTTACCACTGTCAATTCTGTTCTAAGGAATTTTCAAATCCTATGGCTGCCAAAAACCATGGTCGCATTCACACAGCAACCCGTCGCTTCAAGTGCCCTCACTGTGGAAAAGCTTTCCGTGCCTCCCGTGAGCTGACCAGCCATCAGCGAGCCCATGCTTTGGGTCAAGGCCAGGCCCCACCTCAGATGGAGGGAACTGATGTGCAAGAGGTTGAGACTAAAGGGGATATGGAAGATAAATATTTGTCAGGGCAAGGGGAGACCCTTAGAGCCACCAAAGAAATATCAGGGTCTGAGACAGCTACGAAGGAGGCACAGGACAGGGGGTTAAAACAAGCCACAGAAGAACGTCCCTTCTGTTGTACCCAATGTGGGCGCTCTTATCGTCATGCTGGCAGCCTGTTGAACCACCAAAAAGCCCATGCCACAGGTCTTTATCCCTGCTCCCTCTGCCCCAAGCTACTGCCTAACCTGTTGGCTCTCAAGAATCATGGGAGGACACATACAGACCCTAAGCGCCATCGCTGTGGAGTGTGTGGCAAAGCCTTTCGGACAGCAGCCCGACTGGAAGGCCACAGGAGGGTCCATGCACCTCGAGAAGGACCCTTCTCTTGCTCACATTGCCCTCGCCGCTTCCGTCGTCAAATCAGCTTCTTGCAGCACCAGCAACAACACGAGGAGGAGTGGACAATGACTGGCACTG